From the genome of bacterium, one region includes:
- a CDS encoding SusC/RagA family TonB-linked outer membrane protein — protein sequence MSKLYRCRGLVLPILLLLSAGALGQETTVTGRVVQLETGEALPGATIKVKGTTMGAAANTEGRFTVTLPNQPHSTLVVSFLGFKTRELSVSPGADVTIALEEDVLKLSEVVVTGLASSVAKRNLANAVSTVSAQELVAAPSQTLDRALTGKFAGVNVSQNTGAPGGGINVDLRGTSTIEGVTQPLYVVDGVIINNAANQSGIDLVTAATGAGSANPQGQPTNRVADLNPNEIETIEVLKGSSAAAIYGAKASNGVVIITTKQGTPGKTRIDVSQQIGFNSLLKKIGSRRFTAETAEESYGAVGRQIFEQSGGQFIDYEEVLYGEEGFLNETSVSARGGSDRTQFYLSGLLRDEDGIIKNTGYQKYGGRLNLNHKISNRVKVDAFLNFVRSESNRGITGNDNTNTTFGFSLGFTPSFYDIRPRNGAYPDHRFNPSNPLHTRDLLINNELVSRTLGSVRLHWNLLVQSKQSLDFIVQSGVDFYSQENKVVSPPELQYERSASLPGTSLLGESESLNSNLYFNLAHTLAMGNNTTFNTSAGVQFENANLNNILNEAHGLIVTQTNVDQAASINAYQNRVISRERGFYAQEEINLNDRILLTAGVRGDASSSNGDTGKYFFYPKAAASIRLSQYGVLSGLASELKLRGAYGETGNLPIPNAKFTSLLPTNIGGRAGLLPATRQGNPDLRPERTKELEAGFDAALLNEHLSLNFTYYRQNISDLLLFPTLPPSSGFIDKVVNGGKMRTHGVEATLGVTPVRSRGFTWTANLNFYKTSSEITQLEVPAFNKGGFAPFLGTFRIQEGWSPTTIVGADVDAQGNPIPLGDETPDFQMSLNNRLNFKDFELSFLWDWKKGGDVINLGALITDFGGTTENFDAIKIVQPDGSVATARILAFVRRTGTSAFIEDGSYFKLREVSLSYNVPRSAVHRLLGGQLSYLKLGVSGRNLLMIADYTGYDPEVSQFGNVSIGRSVDTIPYPSSRSLYFNVAFGL from the coding sequence ATGAGTAAACTCTACCGGTGCCGAGGCCTGGTCCTCCCAATCCTCCTGCTGCTGAGCGCGGGTGCGCTGGGGCAGGAGACGACTGTGACGGGCCGGGTCGTGCAACTGGAAACCGGCGAAGCGCTGCCCGGTGCCACCATTAAAGTGAAGGGCACGACGATGGGGGCCGCGGCTAATACCGAAGGCCGCTTCACCGTCACGCTGCCCAACCAGCCGCATAGCACGCTGGTGGTGTCGTTTCTGGGTTTCAAGACCAGGGAGTTGTCGGTCTCGCCCGGAGCTGATGTCACCATCGCGTTGGAAGAGGACGTGCTGAAGCTGTCGGAAGTCGTGGTGACCGGTCTGGCCTCTTCGGTCGCAAAACGGAATCTCGCCAATGCCGTGTCGACGGTTTCCGCGCAGGAGCTGGTGGCTGCGCCGAGCCAGACGCTCGACCGCGCATTGACCGGGAAATTCGCCGGCGTCAACGTGAGCCAGAACACCGGTGCGCCGGGCGGCGGCATCAACGTCGATTTGCGCGGCACTTCGACCATCGAGGGCGTGACGCAGCCGCTGTACGTCGTGGATGGCGTGATCATCAACAATGCCGCCAATCAATCGGGCATTGACCTGGTCACGGCGGCGACCGGTGCCGGCAGCGCCAATCCCCAGGGCCAGCCCACCAATCGAGTTGCCGATCTCAATCCCAATGAAATCGAAACCATCGAAGTGTTGAAAGGCTCGAGCGCGGCGGCGATCTACGGCGCCAAGGCTTCCAACGGCGTGGTGATTATCACCACCAAGCAAGGCACGCCGGGCAAAACCCGCATCGATGTCTCGCAGCAGATCGGTTTCAACAGTTTGCTGAAGAAGATCGGCTCGCGCCGTTTCACCGCGGAGACGGCGGAGGAATCCTACGGCGCCGTTGGCCGCCAGATTTTCGAGCAAAGCGGCGGGCAGTTCATCGATTATGAGGAGGTGCTGTACGGCGAGGAGGGCTTCCTGAACGAGACCTCGGTGAGCGCCCGCGGCGGCAGCGATCGTACGCAGTTTTATCTCTCCGGCCTGCTGCGCGATGAAGACGGCATCATCAAGAACACCGGCTACCAGAAATATGGCGGCCGTCTCAACCTCAACCACAAAATCAGCAACCGCGTGAAAGTCGATGCCTTCTTGAATTTCGTGCGGTCGGAATCCAATCGCGGCATCACCGGCAACGACAACACCAATACCACCTTCGGCTTTTCGCTGGGCTTCACCCCGAGCTTCTATGACATCCGGCCGCGCAACGGGGCGTATCCCGATCATCGCTTCAACCCCTCGAACCCGCTGCACACCCGGGATTTGTTGATCAACAACGAGTTGGTCAGCCGCACGCTCGGCTCCGTGCGGCTGCATTGGAACCTGCTGGTGCAGTCCAAGCAAAGCCTGGATTTCATCGTACAATCCGGCGTGGATTTCTATTCCCAGGAAAACAAAGTGGTTTCCCCGCCCGAACTGCAATACGAGCGCAGCGCCAGCCTGCCGGGCACTTCGCTGTTGGGCGAAAGCGAGAGCCTGAATTCCAATCTCTACTTCAACCTTGCGCATACCCTGGCGATGGGCAACAACACCACCTTCAACACCTCCGCCGGCGTGCAGTTCGAGAATGCCAATTTGAACAACATTCTCAACGAGGCGCACGGCTTGATCGTGACGCAGACCAACGTCGATCAAGCGGCCAGCATCAATGCCTATCAAAACCGCGTGATCTCGCGTGAGCGCGGCTTCTATGCGCAGGAGGAAATCAATCTCAATGACCGCATTTTGCTCACCGCGGGCGTGCGCGGCGATGCCAGCAGTTCCAATGGCGACACCGGCAAATACTTCTTCTATCCCAAAGCCGCGGCCTCGATTCGCTTGAGCCAGTACGGCGTATTGTCGGGCCTGGCGAGTGAGTTGAAACTGCGTGGCGCTTATGGTGAAACCGGCAACCTGCCCATTCCCAATGCCAAATTCACCTCGCTGCTGCCCACCAACATCGGCGGCCGCGCCGGGCTGCTGCCGGCGACGCGCCAGGGCAACCCCGACCTCCGGCCCGAGCGCACCAAAGAGCTGGAAGCCGGGTTCGACGCGGCATTGCTGAATGAGCATCTTTCGCTGAATTTCACCTACTATCGCCAGAACATCAGCGATCTGCTGCTGTTCCCCACGCTGCCGCCCTCCTCCGGCTTCATCGACAAGGTGGTCAACGGCGGCAAAATGCGGACGCATGGCGTCGAGGCGACGCTCGGTGTGACGCCGGTGCGCAGCCGCGGCTTCACCTGGACGGCGAATCTCAACTTCTACAAAACCTCCTCCGAAATTACCCAGCTCGAGGTGCCGGCCTTCAACAAAGGCGGCTTTGCGCCCTTCCTGGGCACGTTCCGCATTCAGGAAGGCTGGTCGCCCACTACCATCGTCGGCGCCGATGTTGACGCGCAGGGCAATCCCATTCCGCTGGGTGATGAAACGCCCGACTTTCAAATGTCCCTCAACAATCGCCTCAACTTCAAAGATTTCGAGTTGAGCTTCTTGTGGGATTGGAAGAAGGGCGGCGACGTCATCAACCTCGGTGCGTTGATCACGGACTTCGGCGGCACCACCGAAAACTTCGATGCCATCAAGATCGTGCAGCCGGACGGCAGCGTGGCCACCGCGCGCATTCTGGCATTCGTGCGCCGCACCGGCACCAGCGCCTTCATCGAAGACGGCAGCTACTTCAAGCTGCGCGAAGTCAGCCTGAGCTACAACGTGCCGCGCAGCGCGGTGCACCGCCTGTTGGGCGGGCAATTGA